One Kitasatospora sp. NBC_01287 DNA window includes the following coding sequences:
- a CDS encoding CinA family protein — MTEFVPAAERVHAELRAIGATVAVAESLTGGLLAAWLVEVPGASQTFRGSVTAYATELKASVLGVDEGLLAVEGPVHPVVARQMAEGVRALLGATYGLSTTGVAGPTEQDGRAVGTVHLGFAGPGGTAVRSPQLSGDRATIRRKAAAGALELLLDRLATEENAVGTTGVS; from the coding sequence ATGACGGAGTTCGTCCCGGCGGCCGAGCGGGTGCACGCCGAGCTGCGCGCGATCGGCGCCACGGTGGCGGTCGCCGAGTCACTGACCGGCGGTCTGCTGGCCGCGTGGCTGGTGGAGGTCCCCGGTGCCTCGCAGACCTTCCGCGGCTCGGTCACCGCCTACGCCACCGAGCTGAAGGCCTCGGTGCTGGGCGTGGACGAGGGGCTGCTCGCGGTCGAGGGGCCGGTGCACCCGGTGGTGGCCCGCCAGATGGCCGAGGGGGTGCGCGCTCTGCTGGGTGCCACCTACGGGCTCTCCACCACGGGGGTGGCCGGGCCGACCGAGCAGGACGGCCGCGCAGTCGGCACAGTACACCTCGGATTCGCCGGTCCGGGGGGAACTGCCGTGAGATCGCCCCAGCTGTCCGGGGACCGTGCCACAATCCGACGCAAGGCCGCGGCCGGGGCCCTGGAACTGCTGTTGGACCGGTTGGCCACCGAGGAGAACGCCGTCGGCACCACGGGTGTCAGCTGA
- the pgsA gene encoding CDP-diacylglycerol--glycerol-3-phosphate 3-phosphatidyltransferase: MTGGPGSPAAARPARPGAVPTAVVPSLWNLANLLTMLRLALVPVFVALLLVDGGHNPKWRAVAWAAFAIAMITDLFDGEIARRKGLVTDFGKIADPIADKAIMGAALIGLSALGDLPWWITVVILARELGITLLRFWVIRYSVIPASRGGKLKTLTQGIAVGMYVLPLTGWLATARLVLILLAVLMTLGTGADYVGQALRLRREGRAREREGR, from the coding sequence ATGACCGGCGGGCCGGGCAGCCCGGCAGCGGCGCGCCCGGCCCGTCCGGGGGCGGTGCCGACGGCGGTGGTGCCATCGCTGTGGAACCTCGCCAACCTGCTGACCATGCTGCGTCTCGCCCTGGTGCCGGTCTTCGTGGCGCTGCTGCTGGTGGACGGCGGGCACAACCCCAAGTGGCGGGCGGTGGCCTGGGCGGCCTTCGCGATCGCCATGATCACCGACCTGTTCGACGGCGAGATCGCCCGCCGCAAGGGCCTGGTGACCGACTTCGGCAAGATCGCCGACCCGATCGCCGACAAGGCGATCATGGGGGCCGCGCTGATCGGCCTCTCGGCGCTCGGCGACCTGCCGTGGTGGATCACCGTGGTGATCCTGGCCCGCGAACTGGGCATCACCCTGCTGCGCTTCTGGGTGATCCGCTACAGCGTGATCCCGGCCAGCCGGGGCGGCAAGCTCAAGACGCTGACCCAGGGGATCGCGGTGGGCATGTACGTGCTGCCGCTGACCGGCTGGCTGGCGACCGCGCGGCTGGTGCTGATCCTGCTGGCCGTGCTGATGACCTTGGGCACCGGGGCCGACTACGTCGGCCAGGCGCTGCGGCTGCGGCGTGAGGGACGGGCCAGGGAGCGGGAGGGGCGATGA
- a CDS encoding helix-turn-helix domain-containing protein has translation MTTGKSSRRDNRRSSDAAGPAEPQPTGQAGTPAIGRVLAEARLAAGLTVDEVSARTRVRVPIVHAIEEDDFSRCGGDFYARGHLRALARAVDADGDALVARYDAIHGTEPVQLAPVATLDSRRIRTGSGRPNWTAAMLVAIAAVVLLIGFNLVSGKSGRAAVGSASSPLPSATVSASPSPTPAQPPAPAPSVAPIAAAPADKVTVKLVADSGTSWISAADSDGKSLFQNNLDQGQDQTFTDPRSIKLVIGNAAAVHLYVNGKDLGPAGKDGQVVHLTYTPGDPQAG, from the coding sequence GTGACCACCGGCAAGTCTTCCCGCCGCGACAACCGCCGATCCTCCGACGCCGCCGGCCCGGCCGAACCCCAGCCGACCGGGCAGGCCGGCACGCCGGCCATCGGCCGGGTGCTGGCCGAGGCCAGGCTCGCCGCCGGGCTGACGGTGGACGAGGTGAGCGCTCGGACCAGGGTCCGGGTCCCGATCGTGCACGCGATCGAGGAGGACGACTTCAGCCGCTGCGGCGGCGACTTCTACGCCCGCGGCCACCTGCGCGCGCTGGCCCGCGCGGTCGACGCCGACGGCGACGCCCTGGTGGCCCGCTACGACGCGATCCACGGCACCGAGCCGGTCCAGCTGGCCCCCGTGGCCACGCTGGACTCCCGGCGGATCCGGACGGGCTCGGGCCGCCCGAACTGGACCGCCGCGATGCTGGTGGCCATCGCCGCGGTGGTCCTGCTGATCGGTTTCAACCTGGTCAGCGGCAAGTCCGGCCGGGCCGCGGTGGGCTCGGCCAGCTCCCCGCTGCCCAGCGCCACGGTGTCGGCCTCGCCGAGCCCCACGCCAGCCCAGCCGCCCGCGCCGGCCCCCAGCGTCGCCCCGATCGCGGCCGCCCCGGCCGACAAGGTCACCGTCAAGCTGGTCGCCGACAGCGGCACCAGCTGGATCTCGGCCGCCGACAGCGATGGCAAGTCGCTCTTCCAGAACAACCTCGACCAGGGTCAGGACCAGACCTTCACCGACCCCAGGTCGATCAAGCTGGTGATCGGCAACGCGGCCGCCGTGCACCTGTACGTCAACGGCAAGGACCTGGGCCCCGCCGGCAAGGACGGCCAGGTGGTGCACCTCACCTACACCCCCGGCGACCCGCAGGCCGGCTAG
- a CDS encoding DNA translocase FtsK: MASRTPGSTARTSSPGPAKKAAPAKKAPARKASAKPPVKSAPAKAAAKKAPARTAPAKKAIAAPPSAPAPRPKARQPILFRAVRACWLGLAHSVGALFRGFGDGAKGLHPAHRKDGVALLLLALALVTAAGTWFSPQGWLGDAATAVVSGLFGRLAVLVPLLLAAIAVRLMRHPGLPEANGRIAIGLSTLVIGVLGLVHIGCGAPGMQSGATRIRDAGGILGWAASTPMMAAAGPPLAVPLLLLLSFFGLLVVTATPVNRIPERLRLLGERLGVLEATAHEAPDELDEYGEPYATGERELSTEPPEDADPDALPYTVEEDPHDEVGARRRRGRRKQVDEPELAPAVPDMFVKDPFQTRDLAAGVAADLDGALLHGVPASPAVASIMHQVQDRTAPPEEAAVPPARTAAPGEPAAPAGHGPAPVRMEQLQLLGGGGYTLPPLDLLERGGPGKTRSALNDQVVAQLTSTFAEFKVDAKVTGFTRGPTVTRYEVELGPAVKVERITALAKNIAYAVASPDVRIISPIPGKSAVGIEIPNGDREMVNLGDLLRSRSAAEDTHPMVVGMGKDVEGHTVLANLAKMPHILVAGATGAGKSSCINCLITSVLARATPDEVRMVLVDPKRVELTAYEGIPHLITPIITNPKKAAEALQWVVREMDLRYDDLAAFGFRHVDDFNAAVRAGKVTPPLGSERELRPYPYLLVIVDELADLMMVAPRDVEDSVVRITQLARAAGIHLVLATQRPSVDVVTGLIKANVPSRLAFATSAMADSRVILDQPGAEKLIGKGDALFLPMGASKPVRMQGAFVTEAEIAALVQHCKDQLTAVYRDDVTVGGGPKKEIDEEIGDDLDLLIQAAELVVSTQFGSTSMLQRKLRVGFAKAGRLMDLMESRGIVGPSEGSKARDVLVKPDELDGVLAIIRG, encoded by the coding sequence ATGGCCTCACGGACGCCCGGCAGCACGGCACGCACCTCGAGTCCGGGACCGGCGAAGAAGGCCGCCCCGGCGAAGAAGGCTCCGGCCCGCAAGGCGTCGGCCAAACCACCCGTCAAGAGCGCGCCGGCCAAGGCGGCCGCCAAGAAGGCTCCGGCGAGGACCGCACCGGCGAAGAAGGCGATCGCCGCCCCGCCGAGTGCCCCCGCGCCCAGGCCGAAAGCCAGGCAGCCGATACTCTTCCGCGCCGTGCGGGCCTGCTGGCTCGGCCTGGCGCACAGCGTGGGCGCGCTCTTCCGCGGTTTCGGCGACGGCGCCAAGGGCCTGCACCCGGCCCATCGCAAGGACGGCGTGGCGCTGCTGCTGCTGGCCCTGGCCCTGGTCACCGCCGCCGGCACCTGGTTCAGCCCGCAGGGCTGGCTGGGCGACGCCGCCACCGCCGTGGTCAGCGGCCTCTTCGGCCGGCTGGCGGTGCTGGTCCCGCTGCTGCTGGCCGCGATCGCGGTCCGGCTGATGCGCCACCCCGGCCTGCCGGAGGCCAACGGCCGGATCGCGATCGGCCTGAGCACGCTGGTGATCGGGGTGCTGGGCCTGGTCCACATCGGCTGCGGCGCCCCCGGGATGCAGAGCGGGGCGACCCGGATCCGCGACGCCGGCGGCATCCTCGGCTGGGCCGCCTCCACCCCGATGATGGCCGCCGCCGGTCCGCCGCTGGCCGTCCCGCTGCTGCTGCTGCTCTCCTTCTTCGGCCTGCTGGTGGTCACGGCCACCCCGGTCAACCGGATCCCGGAGCGGCTGCGGCTGCTCGGCGAGCGGCTCGGCGTGCTGGAGGCGACCGCGCACGAGGCACCGGACGAGCTGGACGAGTACGGCGAGCCGTACGCCACCGGCGAGCGCGAGCTGTCCACCGAACCGCCGGAGGACGCCGACCCAGACGCGCTGCCCTACACCGTCGAGGAGGACCCGCACGACGAGGTCGGTGCCCGGCGCCGGCGCGGGCGCCGCAAGCAGGTGGACGAGCCGGAGCTGGCGCCCGCCGTCCCCGACATGTTCGTCAAGGACCCGTTCCAGACCCGCGACCTGGCCGCCGGAGTGGCCGCCGACCTGGACGGCGCGCTGCTGCACGGCGTGCCGGCCTCGCCCGCGGTGGCCAGCATCATGCACCAGGTCCAGGACCGCACCGCCCCGCCGGAGGAGGCGGCGGTGCCACCGGCCCGCACCGCGGCGCCCGGCGAGCCCGCCGCGCCGGCCGGGCACGGCCCCGCGCCGGTCCGGATGGAGCAGCTCCAACTGCTCGGCGGCGGCGGTTACACGCTGCCCCCGCTGGACCTGCTGGAGCGCGGCGGCCCCGGCAAGACCCGCAGCGCGCTCAACGACCAGGTGGTCGCCCAGCTCACCTCGACCTTCGCCGAGTTCAAGGTGGACGCCAAGGTCACCGGCTTCACCCGGGGCCCGACGGTCACCCGCTACGAGGTGGAGCTCGGCCCGGCGGTCAAGGTCGAGCGGATCACCGCGCTGGCCAAGAACATCGCCTACGCGGTGGCCAGCCCGGACGTGCGGATCATCAGCCCGATCCCCGGCAAGTCCGCGGTCGGCATCGAGATCCCCAACGGTGACCGCGAGATGGTCAACCTCGGCGACCTGCTGCGCTCGCGCAGCGCCGCCGAGGACACCCATCCGATGGTGGTCGGCATGGGCAAGGACGTCGAGGGCCACACGGTGCTCGCCAACCTGGCCAAGATGCCGCACATCCTGGTCGCGGGTGCCACCGGCGCGGGCAAGTCCTCCTGCATCAACTGCCTGATCACCTCGGTGCTGGCCCGGGCCACCCCCGACGAGGTCCGGATGGTGCTGGTCGACCCCAAGCGGGTCGAGCTGACTGCCTACGAGGGCATCCCGCACCTGATCACACCGATCATCACCAACCCGAAGAAGGCGGCCGAGGCGCTGCAGTGGGTGGTCCGCGAGATGGACCTGCGCTACGACGACCTGGCGGCGTTCGGCTTCCGGCACGTGGACGACTTCAACGCGGCGGTGCGGGCCGGCAAGGTGACCCCGCCGCTGGGCAGCGAGCGGGAGCTGAGGCCGTATCCGTACCTGCTGGTGATCGTCGACGAGCTCGCCGACCTGATGATGGTCGCGCCGCGCGACGTCGAGGACTCGGTGGTCCGGATCACCCAGCTGGCCCGCGCGGCCGGCATCCACCTGGTGCTCGCCACCCAACGGCCCTCGGTGGACGTGGTGACCGGCCTGATCAAGGCCAACGTGCCCTCCCGGCTGGCCTTCGCCACCTCGGCGATGGCCGACTCCCGGGTCATCCTGGACCAGCCCGGCGCCGAGAAGCTGATCGGCAAGGGCGACGCGCTCTTCCTGCCGATGGGCGCGAGCAAGCCGGTCCGGATGCAGGGTGCCTTCGTCACCGAGGCCGAGATCGCCGCGCTGGTGCAGCACTGCAAGGACCAGCTGACCGCGGTGTACCGCGACGACGTCACGGTCGGTGGCGGTCCCAAGAAGGAGATCGACGAGGAGATCGGCGACGACCTGGACCTGCTCATCCAGGCCGCCGAACTGGTGGTCTCCACCCAGTTCGGCTCGACCTCGATGCTGCAGCGCAAGCTTCGGGTGGGCTTCGCCAAGGCCGGGCGGCTGATGGACCTGATGGAGTCCCGCGGCATCGTGGGGCCCAGCGAGGGCTCCAAGGCCCGGGACGTCCTGGTCAAACCGGACGAGTTGGACGGAGTGCTGGCCATCATCCGCGGGTAG
- the rimO gene encoding 30S ribosomal protein S12 methylthiotransferase RimO, which produces MPERRTVALVTLGCARNEVDSEELAGRLEADGWQLVDDASEADVAVVNTCGFVEAAKKDSVDALLEANDLKGHGRTQAVVAVGCMAERYGKELADALPEADGVLGFDDYADISDRLQTILSGGHHAAHLPRDRRKLLPLTPVERQAAAAEVALPGHGAPQDLPEGLAPASGPRTLRKRLDDSPVASIKLASGCDRRCSFCAIPAFRGSFISRRPSDVLNEAVWLAGQGVSEVVLVSENNTSYGKDLGDIRLLETLLSEIAAVPGIERVRVSYLQPAEMRPGLVEAMTSTDGVVPYFDLSFQHSAPAVLRRMRRFGNTEQFLELLRTIREKAPQAGARSNFIVGFPGESEADFAELERFITEAGLDAIGVFGYSDEDGTEAATFEGKLPEDVVAERLARLTRLAEELTAQRAEQRIGTEVLVLVEAVAAIEGGDEDDEELLIEGRAAHQAPETDGLTVLTGAPEAEVGQYYRARVVASEGVDLVAEAIELVRTAAAA; this is translated from the coding sequence ATGCCTGAACGCCGTACTGTCGCCCTGGTCACGCTCGGATGCGCCCGCAACGAGGTCGACTCCGAGGAACTCGCCGGGCGACTGGAGGCCGATGGCTGGCAACTGGTCGACGACGCGAGCGAAGCCGATGTCGCCGTCGTCAACACCTGCGGCTTCGTCGAAGCCGCCAAGAAGGACTCGGTGGACGCCCTGCTGGAGGCCAACGACCTCAAGGGCCACGGTCGCACCCAGGCCGTGGTCGCGGTCGGCTGCATGGCCGAGCGCTACGGCAAGGAGCTCGCCGACGCGCTGCCCGAGGCCGACGGTGTGCTCGGCTTCGACGACTACGCCGACATCAGCGACCGTCTGCAGACCATCCTCTCCGGTGGCCACCACGCCGCCCACCTGCCGCGCGACCGCCGCAAGCTGCTCCCGCTGACCCCGGTCGAGCGGCAGGCCGCCGCGGCCGAGGTGGCGCTGCCGGGCCACGGCGCGCCCCAGGACCTGCCCGAGGGCCTGGCCCCGGCCTCCGGCCCCCGCACCCTGCGCAAGCGGCTGGACGACAGCCCGGTGGCCTCGATCAAGCTCGCCTCCGGCTGCGACCGGCGCTGCTCCTTCTGCGCCATCCCCGCCTTCCGCGGCTCCTTCATCTCCCGCCGCCCCTCGGACGTGCTGAACGAGGCCGTCTGGCTGGCCGGGCAGGGGGTCAGCGAGGTGGTGCTGGTCAGCGAGAACAACACCTCCTACGGCAAGGACCTGGGCGACATCCGCCTGCTGGAGACGCTGCTGAGCGAGATCGCCGCGGTGCCCGGCATCGAGCGGGTCCGGGTCAGCTACCTGCAGCCCGCCGAGATGCGCCCCGGCCTGGTCGAGGCGATGACCTCGACCGACGGCGTGGTCCCGTACTTCGACCTCTCCTTCCAGCACTCGGCGCCCGCCGTGCTGCGCCGGATGCGCCGCTTCGGCAACACCGAGCAGTTCCTGGAGCTGCTGCGGACCATCCGCGAGAAGGCGCCGCAGGCCGGCGCCCGGTCCAACTTCATCGTCGGCTTCCCCGGCGAGAGCGAGGCGGACTTCGCCGAGCTGGAACGGTTCATCACCGAGGCGGGGCTGGACGCGATCGGCGTCTTCGGCTACTCCGACGAGGACGGCACCGAGGCCGCGACCTTCGAGGGCAAGCTCCCCGAGGACGTGGTCGCCGAGCGGTTGGCCAGGCTGACCCGGCTCGCCGAGGAGCTGACCGCCCAGCGCGCCGAGCAGCGGATCGGCACCGAGGTGCTGGTCCTGGTGGAGGCCGTGGCCGCCATCGAGGGCGGCGACGAGGACGACGAGGAGCTGCTGATCGAGGGCAGAGCCGCCCACCAGGCGCCGGAGACCGACGGCCTGACCGTGCTCACCGGTGCGCCCGAGGCCGAGGTCGGCCAGTACTACCGGGCCCGGGTGGTGGCCAGCGAGGGCGTGGACCTGGTCGCCGAGGCGATCGAGCTCGTCCGTACGGCGGCCGCGGCATGA
- a CDS encoding two-component system response regulator, translated as MVQKAKILLVDDRPENLLALEAILSALDQTLVRAASGEEALKALLTDDFAVILLDVQMPGMDGFETAAHIKRRERTRDIPIIFLTAINHGPHHTFRGYAAGAVDYISKPFDPWVLRAKVSVFVDLYVKNCQLKEQAALLRLQLDDGRQADSRQGDGRQGDARQGSGSAEPLLAELSARLASVEEQAEALTKQLGDSPETGAAATAAQLERKLAGLRAALEALRPGADSA; from the coding sequence GTGGTGCAGAAGGCGAAGATCCTCCTGGTCGACGACCGACCGGAGAACCTACTGGCGTTGGAGGCCATCCTCTCGGCGCTGGATCAGACGCTGGTCCGCGCCGCCTCGGGGGAGGAAGCGCTCAAGGCGCTGCTCACCGACGACTTCGCGGTGATCCTGCTGGACGTCCAGATGCCGGGGATGGACGGGTTCGAGACCGCGGCGCACATCAAGCGCCGCGAGCGCACCCGGGACATCCCGATCATCTTCCTGACCGCGATCAACCACGGCCCGCACCACACCTTCCGTGGCTACGCGGCCGGCGCGGTGGACTACATCTCCAAGCCGTTCGACCCCTGGGTGCTGCGCGCCAAGGTCTCCGTCTTCGTCGACCTCTACGTGAAGAACTGCCAGCTCAAGGAGCAGGCGGCGCTGCTGCGGCTGCAGTTGGACGACGGCCGGCAGGCCGACAGCCGCCAGGGTGACGGGCGGCAGGGCGACGCGCGCCAGGGCAGCGGCAGCGCGGAGCCGCTGCTGGCCGAGCTCTCCGCGCGGCTCGCCTCGGTGGAGGAGCAGGCCGAGGCGCTCACCAAGCAGTTGGGCGACTCGCCCGAGACCGGGGCCGCCGCCACCGCGGCCCAGCTGGAGCGCAAGCTGGCCGGCCTGCGGGCCGCCCTGGAGGCGCTGCGGCCGGGTGCCGACTCCGCCTGA